A single region of the Novosphingobium sp. genome encodes:
- a CDS encoding NAD(P)H-binding protein, with amino-acid sequence MYAITAITGRVGGALADRLLEQGQPVRAILRDAAKGAPWAARGAEVALADADDADALTAALSGAEGVFLLLPPNFDPAPDFSDVKARIAVFREALLRAKPGKVVVLSTIGADAMEPNLLTALRLLEEALANVDLPITSLRAAWFMENAQWDVAAARDKGLIASYLQPLDRKIAMIATDDVGRCAADLLLEDWAGHRIVELEAAQRVSPQDIAAALAKAIGHPVSVRAVPKVEWEGIFRAEGMANPQPRMRMIDGFNEGWIDFTGTQPDHRKGRIGIEEAMEALVSRIMRE; translated from the coding sequence ATGTATGCCATCACCGCGATAACCGGCCGTGTCGGCGGCGCACTGGCCGACCGGCTGCTGGAGCAGGGCCAGCCCGTCCGCGCCATCCTGCGCGATGCGGCCAAGGGCGCGCCATGGGCCGCGCGCGGTGCCGAGGTGGCGTTGGCCGATGCCGATGATGCCGATGCCCTGACCGCAGCTTTGTCGGGCGCCGAGGGCGTGTTCCTGCTGCTGCCGCCCAATTTCGACCCGGCGCCGGATTTTTCCGATGTGAAGGCGCGCATCGCTGTCTTTCGTGAGGCTCTGCTGCGCGCGAAGCCGGGCAAGGTGGTGGTGCTCTCCACCATCGGGGCGGATGCGATGGAGCCCAATCTGCTGACCGCCCTGCGCCTGCTCGAAGAGGCGCTGGCCAATGTCGATCTGCCGATCACCTCTTTGCGCGCGGCCTGGTTTATGGAAAATGCGCAGTGGGATGTGGCGGCGGCGCGGGACAAGGGCCTGATCGCCAGCTATCTGCAACCGCTCGACCGCAAGATCGCCATGATCGCCACCGATGATGTGGGGCGTTGCGCCGCCGATCTGCTGCTGGAGGATTGGGCGGGCCACCGCATTGTCGAGCTTGAGGCAGCGCAGCGCGTCTCCCCGCAGGACATTGCGGCGGCGCTGGCCAAGGCGATCGGTCATCCGGTGAGCGTTCGGGCCGTTCCCAAGGTTGAGTGGGAGGGCATCTTCCGCGCCGAGGGTATGGCCAATCCGCAACCGCGCATGCGGATGATCGACGGCTTCAACGAAGGCTGGATCGACTTCACCGGTACCCAGCCGGACCATCGCAAGGGCCGGATCGGCATCGAGGAGGCCATGGAAGCGCTGGTCAGCCGGATCATGCGGGAATGA
- a CDS encoding tryptophan halogenase family protein: MTRDIRSICIVGGGSAGWLTAGLIAARHGKDLDVTLVESLERGTIGVGEGTWPTMRNTLRKIGIAETDFIRACNASFKQGAKFARWRTGKADDAYYHPLVLPQGFPDLDLAPYWHEASAGGDAMSYSDAVCFQDFLCENGLAPKLITSPDYGGIANYAYHLDAVRLGELLHDHCVNKLGVRHIDDTINHVELNEAGDVAAVVGSKSGPIRADLFVDCSGFASLLLGQALDVPFIDRSDVLFIDRALAVQVPYEEADSPITAHTVSTAQKHGWIWDIGLQNRRGVGYVWSSRHGSAEQAEEALAAYVGPAFAGLSTRTIPIRSGHRETFWKNNVVAVGLAAGFLEPLEASALVMIELSADYIANAMPATRRAMDFVARRFNTMTRYRWDRVIEFLKLHYILSERDDSAFWRDNRDPATIPQDLQDQLDLWRHTPPGEHDFASAHEMFPAASYHYVLYGMGFQTACAPATLARRDAAMDAFAQNTAMKRKLASMMPTNRALLNKLRDYRFPPL; the protein is encoded by the coding sequence ATGACCCGCGACATTCGATCGATCTGCATCGTGGGCGGCGGCTCGGCAGGCTGGCTGACAGCAGGCCTGATCGCCGCGCGCCACGGGAAAGACCTTGACGTCACGCTGGTGGAAAGTCTGGAGCGCGGCACCATCGGGGTCGGGGAGGGCACCTGGCCCACCATGCGCAACACGCTGCGCAAGATCGGCATCGCCGAAACCGACTTTATCCGCGCCTGCAACGCCTCGTTCAAACAGGGGGCCAAATTCGCCCGATGGCGCACGGGCAAGGCGGATGACGCCTATTATCACCCGCTGGTGCTGCCTCAGGGTTTCCCGGATCTCGATCTGGCGCCCTATTGGCATGAGGCCTCGGCAGGCGGCGACGCGATGTCCTATTCCGATGCGGTCTGCTTTCAGGACTTTCTGTGCGAGAACGGGCTGGCGCCCAAGCTCATCACCTCGCCCGACTATGGCGGCATCGCCAATTATGCCTATCACCTTGATGCGGTGCGGCTGGGCGAACTGCTGCACGATCATTGCGTGAACAAGCTGGGCGTGCGCCACATCGACGACACGATCAACCATGTCGAGCTGAATGAGGCGGGCGATGTCGCCGCCGTTGTCGGCAGCAAATCCGGGCCTATTCGCGCCGATCTTTTCGTCGATTGCTCCGGCTTTGCCTCGCTGCTGCTGGGGCAGGCGCTGGATGTGCCCTTTATCGACCGCAGCGATGTGCTGTTCATCGACCGGGCGCTGGCCGTGCAGGTGCCCTATGAGGAGGCCGACAGCCCGATCACCGCCCATACCGTCTCCACCGCGCAGAAGCATGGCTGGATCTGGGATATCGGCCTGCAGAACCGGCGCGGCGTGGGCTATGTCTGGTCCAGCCGCCACGGCAGCGCGGAGCAGGCCGAGGAAGCGCTGGCGGCCTATGTCGGCCCCGCCTTTGCCGGGCTTTCGACAAGGACGATCCCCATCCGCTCGGGCCACCGCGAGACCTTCTGGAAGAACAATGTGGTCGCCGTGGGCCTTGCCGCGGGCTTCCTCGAACCGCTGGAGGCATCGGCGCTGGTGATGATCGAGCTGTCGGCCGATTACATCGCCAATGCCATGCCCGCCACGCGCCGGGCGATGGATTTTGTCGCCCGCCGCTTCAACACGATGACGCGCTACCGCTGGGACCGGGTGATCGAGTTCCTGAAGCTGCACTATATCCTGTCCGAACGCGACGACAGCGCCTTCTGGCGTGACAACCGCGATCCCGCGACCATCCCGCAGGACTTGCAGGACCAGTTGGACCTGTGGCGCCACACGCCCCCCGGCGAGCATGATTTCGCCAGCGCGCATGAAATGTTCCCGGCGGCGAGCTATCACTATGTGCTCTATGGCATGGGTTTTCAGACCGCCTGCGCCCCCGCCACACTTGCCCGGCGGGACGCGGCCATGGATGCCTTCGCGCAGAACACGGCGATGAAGCGCAAGCTGGCCAGCATGATGCCCACCAACCGCGCGCTGCTCAACAAGCTGCGCGACTACCGCTTCCCTCCGCTGTGA
- a CDS encoding SapC family protein gives MTIETLTRQAHAHLRIDPARAATAAASVHLVPLVASEIRTVASQFPIFFAKDGETGQFYPAALMGLAPHENLFWNGETLDGDHLPLNLLRLPFFVGEGGAVCIDTASPAITPDGPCTITAADGSDSDYFAAIQAMLARLLQGQQPTRSLIDLALARKLITEVKLDLTFNDGSTSLLTGLYNVDENALARAHHEIEDFATVMDLAAIALSLNHVSGLVRRKNARLAAHSQWFTVAAS, from the coding sequence TTGACCATCGAAACCCTGACCCGACAGGCCCACGCCCATCTGCGCATCGACCCGGCCAGGGCCGCAACAGCCGCCGCTTCGGTGCATCTGGTGCCGCTGGTCGCCAGTGAGATCAGGACCGTGGCCAGCCAGTTCCCCATTTTCTTCGCCAAGGATGGGGAAACCGGGCAGTTCTATCCTGCCGCGCTGATGGGGCTGGCGCCGCACGAAAACCTGTTCTGGAACGGTGAGACGCTCGATGGCGATCATCTGCCGCTCAACCTGTTGCGGCTGCCCTTCTTTGTCGGTGAGGGCGGCGCGGTCTGCATTGATACGGCCAGCCCGGCGATCACGCCCGATGGGCCCTGCACCATCACGGCGGCCGATGGCAGCGACAGTGACTACTTTGCCGCCATTCAGGCCATGCTGGCGCGCTTGCTGCAGGGGCAACAGCCCACCCGCAGCCTGATCGACCTTGCCCTGGCCCGCAAGCTCATCACCGAGGTCAAGCTGGACCTCACCTTCAACGATGGCTCCACCAGCCTGCTGACGGGCCTGTACAATGTGGATGAAAACGCTCTGGCCCGCGCTCATCACGAGATCGAGGATTTCGCCACGGTGATGGATCTGGCCGCGATCGCCCTGTCGCTGAACCATGTGTCGGGGCTGGTCCGGCGCAAAAACGCGCGGCTGGCGGCCCATTCGCAATGGTTCACGGTCGCCGCGAGCTGA
- a CDS encoding c-type cytochrome, producing the protein MTKNGFSAAGLVLLCAGLPLSARAEAPPPAFGVCSACHSTEAGKTSFGPNLRGVGGRKAASLPGYAYSSALKASGLTWTREELDSWLTSPQRKVPGTKMPFAGYADAEKRRQVIDYLLSLK; encoded by the coding sequence ATGACGAAGAACGGCTTTTCAGCCGCTGGCCTTGTGCTGCTTTGCGCCGGGCTTCCTCTCTCCGCGCGGGCAGAGGCGCCGCCCCCGGCTTTCGGCGTCTGCTCGGCCTGCCACAGTACCGAGGCGGGCAAGACTTCCTTTGGCCCCAATCTGCGGGGTGTCGGCGGGCGCAAGGCGGCAAGTTTGCCCGGCTATGCCTATAGTTCGGCCCTCAAGGCCTCCGGGCTGACATGGACGCGCGAGGAGCTGGATAGCTGGCTGACCTCGCCGCAAAGGAAGGTCCCCGGCACGAAAATGCCCTTTGCCGGCTATGCCGATGCCGAGAAGCGCCGACAGGTGATCGATTATCTTCTGTCGCTCAAATAG
- a CDS encoding DUF6445 family protein, whose amino-acid sequence MPAATCLRMGNEGVPLWLIDDAHPHPAQLVEHALDQTFAKAEGDLYPGIRAETPPAYPNWLHDLLTPILNAQTIQILRTSFAVTTCAPASLLAIQRIPHFDTVDSSILAAVHYLCEPPHQGTSFYRHRATGFETMSSARTAAWQGSLAADAARHGMPPARYHAASTASFEQIGAADLRYNRLVLYPANCLHCGDIGESWSRDTLSEARLTITSLIRL is encoded by the coding sequence ATGCCTGCCGCCACCTGCCTGCGCATGGGGAACGAAGGGGTGCCGCTCTGGCTGATCGATGACGCGCATCCTCACCCGGCACAATTGGTCGAACACGCGCTCGATCAGACCTTTGCGAAGGCCGAGGGAGACCTCTATCCCGGCATCCGCGCCGAGACACCGCCCGCCTATCCGAACTGGCTGCATGACCTGCTGACGCCCATTCTGAACGCGCAAACCATACAGATCCTGCGGACCAGCTTCGCCGTGACGACCTGCGCCCCGGCAAGCCTGCTGGCCATCCAGCGCATCCCCCATTTCGACACCGTGGACAGCTCGATCCTGGCTGCCGTTCATTACCTGTGCGAGCCGCCCCACCAAGGCACCAGCTTTTACCGCCACCGCGCGACCGGCTTCGAAACCATGAGTTCCGCCAGAACGGCAGCATGGCAGGGGTCTCTGGCGGCGGATGCCGCACGCCATGGCATGCCCCCGGCCCGCTATCACGCCGCCAGCACCGCCAGTTTCGAGCAGATCGGGGCAGCCGATCTGCGCTACAACCGGCTGGTGCTCTACCCTGCCAATTGCCTGCATTGCGGCGATATCGGTGAGTCATGGTCGCGCGATACCCTCAGCGAGGCGAGGCTGACGATCACCTCCCTGATCCGCCTGTAA